The DNA region CTGCTTATTCTATGTTTTGCCCGTTTCGGGCCTTTGCTTGCGATTTTCGCTTTGCCATGTTCGCTTTAAGCGCTGCCTTGAGGCGCGCCTCTCGCAGTTCCGCAGCCGTTTTCTGGCGCGCAGTGGCGGGTTTTTTCACAGGATTTTGGCTTTTACGATCATCATTCATGCCCCTTCTCTACCTTAGTCGTTAAAAAGCGTCCAGATTACCCTTGCACCCTGAGAAATTTCAGACTAATCACCCGCCACACGCTGATGAACACGGATCATCGCGTAGGATGCTGTGGTAGCTCAGTGGTAGAGCACACCCTTGGTAAGGGTGAGGTCGAGAGTTCAATCCTCTCTCACAGCACCACCTTAACTCATTGATACTAAAAAAGTGCTTGATTACCTGAGCATAGTGCCGTTTTTAGTGCCAGAGCAGGTGCCAGAATGAGGTTGGGTATGGCGGGAAAACGGCGCCATTGGAAAAAAAGAACGGGCGTTTTTGGGCGCGCGTCGCTGTTCCCAAAAGCCTACAAGCCATTCTTGGGAAATCTGAATTGATCGAGCCTTTGGGTGGTGACCTTCGCACTGCCAACCGCAAACACGCCGCAGCCGTCGCACGCTTGCAAGCGCAAATCCAACAGGCAAGACAATCCGCCGAAGGTGGAACCGAAAAAGCACCAACTGAAGCAAACAACCGCACAATGACACCAGATGACAAGGTTGCCGCCGCATGGTTACATTATACCCATCTGCTTCAAGCCGACGAACACAAACGTGATGCTATGCCTACTCCAGCAGAAATAGATGCGGAGTATGAGACAGCAATGCAACGCATTGAAGCAGGTGAAGGTGACGCCCGACGCCATGGCGTTGCAGTGCTCAATCTCTATACCGATTACGAACTGAAAGCGGGCGCTCGTCACTTCGATCACCAAAACCGCGTGCGTCGCCTCAATGCGCTCCGCTCGGCTGCCAGTGCCGGTGACTTTAGACTTATTGATGCTAGCGTCGAAAAATATATTGTGGAACAGATGCTAGACGTCGAGCAGGACTCGGTCGAGTGGCGTGGGTTGGCGAGTGGAATCGCCCGTGCCGAGATCGATGCGTTAAAACGCACCTTGGAACGCGATGAAGGCACTTTCTTGGATACACCGACAGACTCGATCTTAAAACCAACCACCGTCCCAGTACAAAATCCCGCCCGAGTACCGCTGCAGCAGCTATTCAATGACTACATCAAAAAGCGCCAAATGACCGGCCGACACCGCGATGGTGGCGCGAATTGGGAGGGCGTAATTCGTAGTCTCATTAAATTCCTTGGTCATGATGATGCCCGCAAAATCACCAAACGCGATCTTATCAAATGGCGCGACGCTCTGCTCGAATCCGGCATGTCGGCAAAAACAGTCTCAGACAAATATCTTGCCGCTATCAACGCAGTGCTGAAATGGGCTTACGTCAATGATCAACTCCCCACCAACGAAGGGGAATTGGTGCGGCAAGAAATTCCCAAAAAGCTACATATCCGTGAAAAGGGCTATACGACTGCGGAAGCGATCGAGGTTCTCAAGGCGTCAATCAACCACATAAGCCCGCTGGTCAGCGCTATACGCACCGCATCTTGCCTAAATTCGTCTGTTCGTTTCAGTCCCATAGTCAGTCTCCTTTGTTGCAATAAATGCTATCAAAGGAGCGGCATCAAACCGCGACAGGTCCAACCGGCCAGTATTGAAATCCAGCTTCTGATTTTTTCGGATGCATAGCGAATATCTCGGTTTCTGCTACGAAACAGGTCAAGTGTTAGTGATGCTAATGCTTCCACAGCAGTAACCGTTATCGGTCGGTAGTCTTCGTTGGCAATTCCTAGCACAGCCAGCCTAGCTATGTCTTCAACAACGGTCTGGATTTCGTCTGCACCTTCAATCGCCAATATCTGCCTGGCGTTTTCCCTCAGCAACCGAACTCCTTCCATCAACACATCGACCATTTTGTGCGGCCCAACGGATCGAACGGCCGAAGCGCGCTATCGCAAGCTGGGTCTCGATCTGTTTGGCGGTTGCTATGAATACCGCGAAATGCGCTGCGGAACGTCTTCAGCAACTGTATCTTCAAAGTCAATGCCGTCGAAACCGTTGACCGCGTCTCCGCAGAACTGGGCGAGACCGTGGATCGGCTTCATGAACTTGCCAACGGAATGCAGCCCGAAGATCGCATAATCTTGGTTTGCGGCACCACCGATATTGAGATCTTGGCCTTCACCCCATTCGGTATAGAGAACCTACGCGAATTGATCGCCTTGGAAAACAGACATCAAGCGTGACCCATATTTGGCCTTCACCGGATGGATACTGCCCGCCGTTGTCGCAACACGCTTCAATTCCGACATGAAGGCGAAGTATGACCAGTTGGTAGCTTCTGGAAAGTGTAAGAAGCTGGCCATGACAGCAATCATGCGCAAACTTCTTGTGATGGCAAATTCCCTCCTGCGGGATCGCAGAAAGTGGACCAAGGTCCACGCTTGACCAATACGGATACTCACGGTTTCTAGGAAAACCGTTGCAGGACAGCGGACGAGCTGCTCAATGGCGAGGTGTACTACACGTTACGCGAGGCCTAGATCCTCATCGAGCGCTGGCGTCATCATTGCAATACTGTCGGGCCCCACAACGCATTGGGCTATCGCCCACTGTCGCCGGAAAGCATGATGCCGATAGACCAGAGGCCCACCATGCACTAACATTTAGACTGGATCGCCCGATGGGGGCACTCCAGAAAGGGCGGAGTTTTGTCATACGGCGAGGCTAGACCGACGTCCGGCCCAACTCAAGCCAGTTTCCTCTGACAAGACCGTTCGTAGTGATCGTAGCTTAGATCAGATCATTGGGAATATCGGGGCGGCTAACTTTTGAATTCCTTCAAATGATCCGGCGCAAAAACCCCGTCGTAAGTGGCAATGTTGGTCACCAATCCCGGTGGGGTGATGTCAAATGCCGGATACCAGCCTCGTGCCAGTGTTGTTGCCGTGCGGTGGCCTAGACAATGCAGAACCTCTTCAGGGTCGCGCATTTCCATTGGCACATCCTCAGGCGCCATCGTGGAGAAATCAGGCTTTTTAACCATAGCGGTGAATGGAATGCCGAAGTGACGTGCCGCAATGGCAAGCTGCAGCGTCCCGACCTTGTTGATGACGTGCCCAGCTCCGGTGACGCGGTCCGCAGCCGTCATCAGCCGAGAAATATTGCCCGCATCCATTGCTGCTGCACCCATGCTGTCTGTGATCACAGTTACATCCACGCCCATTTCACCGATACTATGCGCAGTCAGGCGACTGCCCTGAAGATAAGGGCGGGTTTCGGTGCAGACCATTTGGAATTTTTTGCCCTGGCGCAAGGCTGCCGCTACCGTTTCCATGATTGTGGATTCCCCCCAGCAATGGGTTAGAATCGTATCGCCTTCTTGGATCAGTGCAGCAGCATATTCGCCCAGAACGACACCAGTGGCGCGATGTTCTTGCCATAATGTGAGAACCGCGCTTTCAGTGGCGCCTACTAAATCCTCTCGGTCGATAATGTCGGCTACTTTCTCCATCACCTTGGTGACTGCCGTGAAGATCATGTTGTTCGTTGGCCGCGTTGCTATCAGACGCTTTGCAGCCGAATCAAAGCATGTCATCCTAGCCGCCGGATCGGTTAGCTTTTCAGCCTCTGCTGCAGCCAGCACCAGCCCGGCGCTGGCTGCATAATAAGGGCCGCCGCTTTGGGTAACCATATCCTCGATGGCTACGGCGACGTCTTCAACGGTTTTGCAGTCAACGTATTCGATCTGAAACGGAAAGCTCCTCCGGTCCAGAATTTGCACCATCCCATCCACTATCAAGACACTCTTGTCATGAAGCGTCGGCATTTTCACTAACAGTTCTGTCGCCATTTTGATTTCCTTCGAATCTTTGTATGCAATGCGGTACCCCTCAACCGCCAACAGAATGGCTCGGCCCGCACTTTTTTGTGATGGGATAGTTGACAGACAGATAGCCGGCCAGCCGCCTATTAGTTCACTTAGACTTGATACTCTGGTTCATGGAATTTATCATAAACTCCGATGATTCCATCATAAGGCCAATCTCATCTGAATCAAAGTAAATTGCTGATATTCTTGCCAAGTTTTGCCTTCAATCCACAGATATCCATGTTCGTAGGTGATGTCGCTTTTGGCAAGACCATTCTGCACGCCGCTCATCATGCCCCAGACCATTTTGTCTTCCGCATCCAGCTGGCCAAGAAAAGCTACGATGATCTTTGCCACTGAACCGTAGCAGTTTGCCTGAGACCATTGTCTTAAATATGGATGATGTTCCTGACGAAAAGCAACACGGCAAATCGCTACCCGACGGAGATCGAGTTGGAGATGTGCTGTCATCAACTCGCGTAAAACGCACGGATACGAATGGAAAACACACTTAGCGTAAAGGCCAGAACCGAAATTTTTCGCTCAACGCGCAGTCTCGGCCACGCAATTTAGTGTCCCCTCTCCGCGCTATCCTAAGGATGCGCCAGCCGGACAATGGTTGGAGCGGGTATCATCGACGAAGTTTGCTCAAAACAAAAACGCGATACTTCAAGTTGCTCTGTGAGCGAGTCCTTCTCGTTGTTTTTTAGCAAACAATTGACAGGCAACGGATGCCGCGGGATGAGTCGGTTCAAGGTAAGAAAAATCCGATCTGAAGCTGAATTTTTTGCAGCAGGGCCGATAGACGTATCAACAGTTCTCCAGCGGTGTCGCAATTCATTGCTTTCACGCTCTAATTTCTAACAAATCTGAATGCTTAAAAGATCAACGGCTGAATTCTCGTTAATAATTGACCCTTTAGTGATAACTTTACCATCACGCTCTCTACCAGCACATTGACTTGGAAAGTGCCGACCATGATAATGATTTTAAGCCAATAAAAAGTTGTCTGACTTGCTGTGGATCGCTTTTGAACGCACTTATAGGGATATTATGACGCAGTTCTCACCTCAGGATAATAATGGAGTTTCCAACTCTGAAGGCCTTCGTGGCCATATAGCCGCCCAACCCGATTTGCTGGTGCATTTTGGCGCAGATCTCGACGTAGCAGAGATTAGTGAGATCGGCGACGGCAACTTGAATTTTATCTTTCACGTCCGGACGCCAAAGGTGCAAATGGCGATTAAACATGCGCCTTCATGGTCACGGATTTCACGCGGCACTCGGGCTCTTACTCGCGACCGGCTTGGCTTTGAGGCACGTGCGCTTCGCCTGTTTCGCGAACTTGCGCCGCTGCATGTCCCAACCGTTTATACTTACGACGCCGATGCCTCTATGCTTGCGATGGAGTTTATCACTCCGCATGAGATCCTGCGCAAAGGGTTGATGGCGGGTCAGGAATATCCTGACTTTGCCGACCATATCTCCACCTATCTCGCGAATTGTTTGTTCAACACGTCCGATTTTGCGCTGAAGCCAAGCGACAAGCGACAATTGGTTGCCGAATTTTCGCGCAATGTGGAACTGTGCGAGATAACCGAAAGGTTGGTGTTTACGGATGCTTTTGTCGGTTCTGATGACAACAGGTGGACGCGTCCCCAACTTGATGCAGCAGTCGTTCGCATCCAATCTGACCCAATTGTCCGCATGCGGGTAGAGCAACTGAAACTGGATTTTCTTACCCGCACAGACGCCTTGCTACATGGCGATCTGCACACGGGCTCAATCATGGCCACCTCGGACGAAACTTTTGTGATCGACCCAGAATTCGCGGTTTTCGGGCCAATGGGCTTTGATATCGGCATGATGATTGGCAATTTGCTTTTAGGTTTCTTCATCTTGCCAGCCCATGGTGGCAGCGATGCACAGCGTGAAAACATACTGAATACAATCGAAACGTTGTGGGAAGGGTTTGTGCAGAAATTTGCAACTCATTGGCAGAAAAATCGCGATGGCGGAGTCTTTGCTTACGCCAACTTTGCCGCACCTGTGTTGTCAGGTGCAACTGATGCATTTCTGCACAGCTACCTCGCGCGCGTCCTGGATGATGCAGTTGGTTATGCTGCGGTGGAGGTTGTGCGCCGCCTAATAGGACGTGCCCATGTTCCTGAATTTGATGCGATAAAAGATGACGATTTGCGTGCCCGGCACGAGGCGCAGGCATTTCAATTCGCGTACAATTTGTTGCGCAGTGAGGAAAATATTAACGCTATCGGCCAGATGACCGCGCAGGCTCGTGCTGCTTGCACCGTATAAATTTGAGGTATTTTCACCCTGCCCTATAGTAAAAAAAACGCGCCGTGGCTGAACCCCGGCGCGCATTTTTTATTACGGTATGTATTACGGTTTTGCACTTGCTTCTGGCTGCTCGGCGAATTGCCGCTTGCCTTCCTGAACCGCCTCATAAATGCGCGTGGCCCCTTCAGGCAGGTTTGTCAGCAGCGCCTCATGTGTATCGCCTACCTTATCAGCCCAAACTTTTTTCTGATCCTCCGACAGTAAGATATATTTGCCACCAGCTGCTTCGAATTTGGCTGCCTGAAGCACTTCGTCTTCATCCTGCCGCCGCCGCATTTCATCAGTCGATGGCATGGCGGTGATCAGAAGTTCCTGAATATTTTCCGGAAGACCTTCAAAGTAGCTTTTGTTGATGAAAAAGATCTGTTCGTGATGGTACTGGTTGGTTGTCACATAGGTCTTTGCATATTGTGCGGCAGGCGTAGTGACAAAGAATGTCAGCGGAAGATCACCACCTTCAACCATGCCCTGCTCCAATCCAGTAAAGAAATCAGGGAGAGAGAGTTGAACGCCGTTTACGCCAACTTTTTCCCAGAATGCACGCGCCGAAGCAGCTGGCGGAATGCGGAACCGCTTGCCTGCGATATCTTCAGGAGTTGAGCAACTTTCCTTGCAAAACATGTTGGACCACCCGGCATCGCCCATGCCAATAACTACAAGTCCGTTCTCAGTAAAAATATCCTTTAGCACCGGAAGTACCACATTATCAGTGGCCCAACGCCGTTGCGCATCGTTGTTCCACAGATAGGGCATCGACAGCACCGCACCCGGTGGGATGGATACCGCCGCACCAGCAAGACCAGTTGTGCCAATCTCCAATCGGCCACGGATGACCTGCTGCGTCATTTCCTGATCATTTCCAACTAATTGATACTCAACCTTGTAATCGTCGCCCGATTTCGAGTTGAAATTATCAATGAATGTTTGGATGATACCATGCATCATTGAGCCAGGGCGCAGCGATCCTGCAATCCGGATTACCTCTTCGGCTTGTACCGAGACGGGCATGGACATCAGCGCGGCCAAGCTTAAGGCTGAAACGTTCCTTAAAAGTCTATTCATCAGTTTTCTCCTCCATTTTATCGTAATTTTAAAGTTTTCACAGCATCGCTTCGATCAGAAACGGTCCGCGTTTGGCACAGGCGGCAGTCAGCAGATCGCACAATTCTTCAGCGGTCGTGGCACGGGCGGCTTCGACACCGGCACCTTTGGCGAAGGCACACCAGTCAAGTTCGGGACGATCAAGATCAAGCATCAACGAAGCGTTCGCGCCTGCTTTGTTAGCCCCTACATTCTTTAATTCACCGTGCAAAATCGCATAGCGGCGGTTCGCAAGGATGATTGTCACCACATCTAACTTTTCGCGAGCCTGCGTCCAAAGGGCTTGCAACGTATACATACCACTGCCGTCTGCTTGTACCGATACAACCTTACGGTCAGGGCAAGCCAGACCCGCCCCGGTAGCCATGGGCAAACCGCTACCAATTGCGCCGCCGGTTAGTTGTAGGTAATCATGCGGTGCAGCCGATTGTGTAGCGGAATAAATCGCACGTCCCGCGGTTATCCCTTCATCTACAATGATCGCGTGCTCCGGCAGCAGAGCGGCAACCGCCACCGCCAGTTTGTCGACTGTAAGGTCGCCCCGAGGAAGCCCATCAGACCATACTGGCGCAACATCGGGCACAACATCGCGTGGAATCCTGAGCTCGCCCGCTAGCTGTTGGAGAGCTTGACACAGATCCGCTTCGCCACCTGCAAGTTGCAGCACCTCAGTGTGCGCACCAATCGGCGTGCTGGGCATATCTGGATAGGCGAAAAAGGCGACGGGTGACTGGGCACCAACCAGTGCCAGAACCTCGGTATCCGCGAACTGCGCAATTGCATCCGCGACACGGTATTGCACCCGATCAAGCGGCACACGCCCTCTGCCACGTTCCAATCGCTTGTTTGCCTGTTGCGCCAAAAGACGCACGCCCGTTGCTTTGGCTATGCGACCCGCCGTTTGCAGAGCCTTGCCACGCAAAGCTACATCACCCAACAACAGCGTCGTTTTTTTGCCGCTGCGGATTGCTTCGGCAACTGCGCGCACAGCCGCTTCGTCAGGTGCCGCGCGTGAGGCACGCGTGGCTGGCGCCACTACCCGATTGGTTTCGCCCCAAGCGGCATCAGCGGGCAAAATCAGTGTGGCAATTTGGCCCGGTGGCGACCATGCGGCGGCAATGGCATCTCTGGCGTCGTGCGACACTTGATCTGGGCCAGCAGTGCTGCGCACCCAATGTGAAACCGCGCCTGCGATAGCCGCGATATCACTGGTCAACGGCGCATCATATTGCAAATGATCCGTTGCGTGATCCCCGACGATATTGACCATTGGCGTGTTGGCGCGCCTTGCATTGTGAAGGTTTGCCAGCCCATTGCCCAGACCCGAGCCCAGATGCAGCAGCGTTGCTGCCGGCTTGTCGGCCATACGCGCATAGCCATCTGCGGCACCGGTCACGACACCTTCAAACAGTCCCAATACGCAGCGCATGCGCGGTTGCCGGTCCAGCGCCGAAACAAAATGCATTTCTGACGTGCCGGGATTGGCAAAGCAGGTGTCGATCCCATGCGCCAGCAGGGTTTCACAAAGAGCATCAGCGCCGTTCATAGAATTTTATCCATTCTTCAAGGTACAAAAACATGTACGATCCAAGGTACAAAGGTGATGATAAGTAGCGGAATGATCATCAAACCTACAAAGGGCCAGACCCCGCGCACAATTGTCGCAAAACTTTCGCGGAAGACCCCCATCGCGATGAAAAGATTGATGCCAACGGGTGGGGTAATATAGCCGATCTCAAGGTTAACTGTAGTAATGACCCCAACATGAACCGGGTCAAAACCTTGCGATACCATCAGCGGCAACAGTAGTGGCGACAGGATCAAGATAGCCGATCCGACATCCATGAAACATCCAGCCAAAAGCAAGATCACGTTCATCGTCAAGCCAGCTGTTATCGGATTGGTGATCCAATGGCTCATCCATTCGACCAGCATCCGAGGTACACCCTCATAATCAAGGATAGTGTTGAAACTGCCTGCCAGCGCCAAAAGCGGCAGCAATGTGCCGAAAAGCCGGATGGTCTCTCCCAGCATTGCGCCCACGTCTTTTAAGTGAAGGTCGCGGTAAATCAATCCCTCAATCAAAAGCGCATAGACTAGTGAAACGACGGCGGCTTCTGTCGCGGTAAAGTAGCCGCTGTAGATCCCGCCTAGCAAGATGATCGGCAGTAGTAGCGCAGGCCCGCCACGTCGCAGACTGGTGAGCAGTCGTGCCCCCGAAAAGTTGCCTTTTGATGGGATCGGCGCGACGACAACGCAATATACGGAGATCGTCATCACCATCAATATTCCGGGCCCAACGCCGCCCATGAAAAGATTAACGATCGATGTATCGGTGATAATTCCATACAGCATCATGGGAATGGATGGCGGGATGAGGATGCCGAGTGTCCCCCCCGTACACAAAAGTCCCAAGGAAAAGGGACGTGAATACCCCTCCCTCAGCAATGCAGGATACATGATCGACCCAATAGCGGCGAGTGTGACAATGGAAGAGCCGGAAATCGCGGCGAAGACTGCGCAAGCCAGCACCGCCGCAACCGCAAGCCCACCACGCAAATTGGCCGTAAGTTCGACCATAATATCGATTAGCCGCTGCGCGATTTGCCCTTTGCTCATTATATTACCCGCAAGGATGAACATCGGGATCGGCAACAAAACGTCGCTGTCGATGGTAAACCACAAGTCTTGAATGAAAAAGTCGATTGAGGAATTGCGCGCAACGAATTCGTGCATGCAGATAACAGCAAAGGCCAAAACCAAAACCATTGGTTGGCGCAAAAGCACGAGCAGCAGCGCGCCGACTGCGATCAAGATCCCAGTCACATCGCTTCTCCGTTATCGTTGGGCCGTAAGGCGGGCGCAATAAAGAAAATCATAAACTTCGTGGCGGCAAAGACAAACGCAAGAATGAGCACGGTTTGGATCGTCCAAAGGTCCAGCGGAAGGGTCATGTCACGTTCACCGATCTGGTAAGTGCTGGATACGAAAGTGAACGCGGCCCAAGCAAGCAATACACAAAGCAGTGCCGAGAGCAGGTCGCCAAAACGCGCCATCGCGGCGTGCCAACCTTCAGGAAACATGCGGTCTACTGCCGAGGGGCGCAGATGCCCACCTTCGCTAATGACATAAGAAAAGCCCATCATCCCCGCCAGCGCCATGCAATATACGGCAAACCGCTGCGCGCCGAACACGCCATTTCCCAAAAATTCGCGTCCAAAAATATCAATTATTAGCGCGATGGTACCTAGTGCAAATGTTCCGTAACATATGATCGTTTCAGCTAAGATCAGGGATTTATAAATCCCGCGTAGAACGGCTAGATCTTGTTTTCTGGGATTTAGGGGTTGGGTCAAGGTAACCTCACATTCGCTTAAGTGTTGTTCAAATGTGCCAATACCAATCAGCACCTATTCCATTTGCGCGCCACTTGGCCTGCGCAGTCGGCCATATCAAAAGCTAAGCTGTCATCTGGGTCACGAATTTAGTGATCAAATAAGCCTCGATAGCCTCTGATCCGCCTTCAGTTCCATAGCCGGAATCACGCACCCCGCCGAAGGGCACTTCGGGCATGCCAAGACCAATGTGGTTTATCGTGGTCATGCCGGCGTCTATCCCGATACCAATGGCATGGATTGCTTTAGCAGACCCGGTAAAGGCGTAAGAGGCCAGGCCGAAGGGCAAGCGGTTCGCCTCTGCAATCGCCCCATCAATATTGGTAAAACGATTCACGATGGCGACAGGGCCGAACGGTTCTTCGTTCATAATCCGCGCCGAAAGCGGCACATCGGAAAGCACTGTCGGTTCATAGAAGTAGCCTTTATTACCGATGCGCTTGCCCCCTGCACACAAAACTGCACCTTGCGCCACAGCGTCCTCGATCAATTCTTCAAGCGCCAGCAACCGACGTTCATTTGCAAGTGGGCCCATTTGTGTGTCACTCGCCATGCCATCGCCGACCTTAACTGCTTTTGCAAAACGGGTGATGCCGTCCAGTACCTGTTCATAGACGCCGTCCTGAACCAGAATGCGGGTTGGCGATATGCAGACCTGTCCGGCATTGCGAAATTTGGCAGTGGACAGTAATTTGATCGCTTGGGAAATATCGGCATCATCGAACACCAATGCGGGGGCGTGTCCGCCCAACTCCATAGTGGCGCGCTTCATGTGTTTACCCGCAAGGGCGGCCAAGTGTTTGCCAACAGGCGTTGAGCCAGTGAACGAGATTTTACGTATCACTGGTTGTGCGATAAGGTATTCAGAGATTTCGGACGGAACCCCGTAAACCAGATTGATAACACCTGATGGGACGCCTGCGTCAACGAAAGCGCGGATAAGTTCGGAGGGGGCAGCTGGGGTTTCCTCTGGGGCTTTGACGATGATCGAACAGCCTGCCCCAAGGGCGGCGGACAATTTGCGTACCACCTGATTGATCGGAAAGTTCCAAGGCGTAAACGCCGCGACCACGCCGACAGGTAGTTTGATTGCCATCTGCATCACGTTACTGTGGCGGGCTGGAATGATCTGGCCATAGGCACGGCGGCCTTCTTCGGCGAACCAGTCGATGATGTCTGCACTGTTGATCACTTCGGCCCGCGCTTCAGCCAGTGGCTTGCCCTGTTCGTTTGTCATCATAGCTGCTACACGGTCAGCGCGGTCGCGTAGCAAGTCGGCTGCACGGCGCATAATCTTGTACCGGTCGAACGCGCCCATCACGTCCCAAATCCGCAAACCGGCATCAGCTGCGGCAAGTGCTTCATCCAGATCAGCTAGGGTGGCATGGGCCACTACACCAATCACATCGCCAGTAGCGGGGTTTCTCACGTCGATTTTGGCGTTATCTGAGCCATTACGCCAGACGCCAGCGATCAGTAGTTGAGTGTTGGGATAAGTCATCGTGTGGCCTGCTTTCAGAGGGGTACGGGGATTATCCCCGGGACGTATTGCCAAGGGCGACGGAGATACTGTGAGCAGCGTCAACCACATAGATGGAACATTCTTTCAACTGCTTACGCTTGATTCGTGAATCCGGGCCAGACATGCCAATGGCACCGACCAGTTCATCTGAGCGGCCAAGAATGACGCAGGCGCAGGCGGCCACTCCGTCACGCCATTCACCTAACAAAACAGAAGAGTACCCCTGCGCGCGGGCGGTAGAAATATCTGCGCGCAGCTCTGCCAGCGTTGTGAGGGTTGTTTCGGTATATCGCTGGAAATGCGGGGTGAATCGTTCCAGATAGCTGTCGGGTTTATGGCAGAGCATGGCCTTGCCAGTGGCCACCGCAAAGGCTGGGGCGCGTGCGCCGACTCTGGTGTGGGCGCGAATGTGATGCGTGCTTTCGATCTTGTCGACATAAACCACGTCCGTATCTTCCAAAAGCGAAAGATGCACAGTCTCGCCGGTCTGCTCCGCCAGTTTAATCATCGCTGGCCGCGCCACTTGAATGAGGTCCATACGGTGGATCACATGGCTGCCAAGCTCCCAGATACGGGTCGTCAACTGATAAGTACTGTAGGTCGGAATTTGCTGCACATAGCCTTGGGCTTGCAAGGTGGCCAGCAAACGGTGCGTATTGCTTTTGGTAAGATTTAACTCTGTAGCAAGATCAGTCACCCCACGGGGAGTTTCGCTAAGGGCCAAAGCTTCGATCAAACGAAGTCCTTTTATAAAAGCTTTGTCCATTTTGCACGTTTTCCTCTTAAGGATTAGCCAGCTGCTTCACCACACATCAGTGCATTGACTAATGATAAAAGTAGCTGCGACCCGCCCGTTTCCGTTTAAGATTTCATCACTTTACGGATTGAGATACTTGCCCGATCCCATCGTGCTTCTGCGCGTAGCAAAGAAGTGATGCCTCCGCCCCAACGATCAACGTGCATAATCGAGCGATCAGTCATAATGCCCCCTCCCCGTACCTCGTTCCACAATACAGAACGATATTCCAAGAATGCTTTATTAATTCGGAACTCTTGTCAAGAACTTCCATCTTATCACCGTCAATTTCGCACTGCGGCGTAATCAATTGTTAAAGGACAACTTTTTCGCGCAATAACGCAGGTGATTGGTGATTGACATGATTAGGAAAGAGTCTCTATCCTAAAATACAGGATATTGTTCTATACAATGGAACAGGTATAGAAACGTTCCACCTAGGAAAGCTGTGTCTTTGGCCGTAAAGAGGAAGACAGTCGATGCTAAGTAATCCTCGTGCTTTAGCGGGCGCCATTACCTCTGGAATGCGCGTGGCGCTGCCTGTTGATTATGCAGGCGTGTCAATGGCGATGACACGTCCAATGATAGACCATGGCGCGGGCGATCTTGACCTGGTTTGTGTGCCGACAGGTGGCTTGCAAGTTGATCAACTCATCGGCGCCGGACTAGTGCGGTCGGTGGAGACCAGTGCAATGTCGCTGGGTGA from Pseudorhodobacter turbinis includes:
- a CDS encoding s-methyl-5-thioribose-1-phosphate isomerase — its product is MATELLVKMPTLHDKSVLIVDGMVQILDRRSFPFQIEYVDCKTVEDVAVAIEDMVTQSGGPYYAASAGLVLAAAEAEKLTDPAARMTCFDSAAKRLIATRPTNNMIFTAVTKVMEKVADIIDREDLVGATESAVLTLWQEHRATGVVLGEYAAALIQEGDTILTHCWGESTIMETVAAALRQGKKFQMVCTETRPYLQGSRLTAHSIGEMGVDVTVITDSMGAAAMDAGNISRLMTAADRVTGAGHVINKVGTLQLAIAARHFGIPFTAMVKKPDFSTMAPEDVPMEMRDPEEVLHCLGHRTATTLARGWYPAFDITPPGLVTNIATYDGVFAPDHLKEFKS
- the mtnK gene encoding S-methyl-5-thioribose kinase, which codes for MLWIAFERTYRDIMTQFSPQDNNGVSNSEGLRGHIAAQPDLLVHFGADLDVAEISEIGDGNLNFIFHVRTPKVQMAIKHAPSWSRISRGTRALTRDRLGFEARALRLFRELAPLHVPTVYTYDADASMLAMEFITPHEILRKGLMAGQEYPDFADHISTYLANCLFNTSDFALKPSDKRQLVAEFSRNVELCEITERLVFTDAFVGSDDNRWTRPQLDAAVVRIQSDPIVRMRVEQLKLDFLTRTDALLHGDLHTGSIMATSDETFVIDPEFAVFGPMGFDIGMMIGNLLLGFFILPAHGGSDAQRENILNTIETLWEGFVQKFATHWQKNRDGGVFAYANFAAPVLSGATDAFLHSYLARVLDDAVGYAAVEVVRRLIGRAHVPEFDAIKDDDLRARHEAQAFQFAYNLLRSEENINAIGQMTAQARAACTV
- a CDS encoding TRAP transporter substrate-binding protein, with protein sequence MNRLLRNVSALSLAALMSMPVSVQAEEVIRIAGSLRPGSMMHGIIQTFIDNFNSKSGDDYKVEYQLVGNDQEMTQQVIRGRLEIGTTGLAGAAVSIPPGAVLSMPYLWNNDAQRRWATDNVVLPVLKDIFTENGLVVIGMGDAGWSNMFCKESCSTPEDIAGKRFRIPPAASARAFWEKVGVNGVQLSLPDFFTGLEQGMVEGGDLPLTFFVTTPAAQYAKTYVTTNQYHHEQIFFINKSYFEGLPENIQELLITAMPSTDEMRRRQDEDEVLQAAKFEAAGGKYILLSEDQKKVWADKVGDTHEALLTNLPEGATRIYEAVQEGKRQFAEQPEASAKP
- a CDS encoding acetolactate synthase large subunit, with product MNGADALCETLLAHGIDTCFANPGTSEMHFVSALDRQPRMRCVLGLFEGVVTGAADGYARMADKPAATLLHLGSGLGNGLANLHNARRANTPMVNIVGDHATDHLQYDAPLTSDIAAIAGAVSHWVRSTAGPDQVSHDARDAIAAAWSPPGQIATLILPADAAWGETNRVVAPATRASRAAPDEAAVRAVAEAIRSGKKTTLLLGDVALRGKALQTAGRIAKATGVRLLAQQANKRLERGRGRVPLDRVQYRVADAIAQFADTEVLALVGAQSPVAFFAYPDMPSTPIGAHTEVLQLAGGEADLCQALQQLAGELRIPRDVVPDVAPVWSDGLPRGDLTVDKLAVAVAALLPEHAIIVDEGITAGRAIYSATQSAAPHDYLQLTGGAIGSGLPMATGAGLACPDRKVVSVQADGSGMYTLQALWTQAREKLDVVTIILANRRYAILHGELKNVGANKAGANASLMLDLDRPELDWCAFAKGAGVEAARATTAEELCDLLTAACAKRGPFLIEAML
- a CDS encoding TRAP transporter large permease; the encoded protein is MTGILIAVGALLLVLLRQPMVLVLAFAVICMHEFVARNSSIDFFIQDLWFTIDSDVLLPIPMFILAGNIMSKGQIAQRLIDIMVELTANLRGGLAVAAVLACAVFAAISGSSIVTLAAIGSIMYPALLREGYSRPFSLGLLCTGGTLGILIPPSIPMMLYGIITDTSIVNLFMGGVGPGILMVMTISVYCVVVAPIPSKGNFSGARLLTSLRRGGPALLLPIILLGGIYSGYFTATEAAVVSLVYALLIEGLIYRDLHLKDVGAMLGETIRLFGTLLPLLALAGSFNTILDYEGVPRMLVEWMSHWITNPITAGLTMNVILLLAGCFMDVGSAILILSPLLLPLMVSQGFDPVHVGVITTVNLEIGYITPPVGINLFIAMGVFRESFATIVRGVWPFVGLMIIPLLIITFVPWIVHVFVP